One part of the Vicia villosa cultivar HV-30 ecotype Madison, WI linkage group LG6, Vvil1.0, whole genome shotgun sequence genome encodes these proteins:
- the LOC131612968 gene encoding uncharacterized protein LOC131612968 produces the protein MRGGSFSLCEDQESSGSNSFSLNSGQQQQQHWNNCSYGDSPDCWSPRLSSKEESLMKRRECDHQHSGGIGHGRLATTSSGIKVSIGNNEYLLKPALTEATLLLILKNFFEVILHLPVVNRWFLEVVRMYQLLQLLIKVLAGCDNELAKLHTSHPEACDKDGGVINMHIDDL, from the exons ATGAGAGGTGGTTCATTTTCACTTTGTGAGGATCAAGAGTCTTCTGGGAGTAATAGCTTCAGTTTGAATAGtggccaacaacaacaacaacactggaACAATTGTTCTTATGGTGATTCGCCTGATTGTTGGAGTCCGAGATTGAGTTCTAAAGAGGAGAGTTTGATGAAAAGAAGAGAGTGTGATCATCAGCATAGCGGTGGTATTGGACATGGAAGACTTGCTACTACATCTTCTGGCATTAAAGTATCAATCGGCAACAATGAATATTTACTAAAACCTGCACTAACAGAAGCAACTTTGCTGTTAATACTAAAGAATTTTTTTGAGGTCATTCTGCATCTCCCTGTAGTGAATAG GTGGTTCTTGGAGGTGGTGAGGATGTATCAGTTGTTACAACTACTGATCAAAGTGCTGGCAG GCTGTGACAACGAACTTGCGAAATTACATACTAGCCATCCCGAGGCTTGCGACAAAGATGGTGGCGTGATCAATATGCATATAGACGATCTCTGA
- the LOC131615147 gene encoding uncharacterized protein LOC131615147, with translation MGEDEKVAGYVSKVENLVHLLEGCGETLTDKIIVEKVMCMLTSHFNHVIIAIQESNNLETQKLDDLVGLLEAHEIRVVEIQALQTQSWKKHGGSEKFKGKRDKTQSKKSWSNPQKKDKGVTKGKDERVNLARQDSNDYDDLVLMVASVDEHVESKILFLDLSWSNHMTGRKIWLADFDELKKSKVKFTNNNSLQEKGIGNIVIQTSNGAKAMIKDVLYVPKIKYNLFSVAHLVEKGFSIVMKDGALELFNTQNNLVLKSPLSNNRTFKTIVSSMVL, from the exons ATGGGAGAAGATGAAAAGGTTGCAGGCTATGTGTCAAAGGTGGAGAATCTCGTCCATCTCCTGGAGGGTTGTGGTGAAACTCTAACTGATAAGATAatagttgagaaggtaatgtGTATGTTGACATCTCACTTTAATCACGTTATAatagctattcaagaatccaacaaTCTTGAAACCCAAAAACTGGATGATTTGGTTGGTTTGTTGGAGGCACATGAGATTAGGGTTGTCGAAATACAAGCACTGCAGACTCAATCATGGAAGAAGCACGGTGGTTCTGAAAAATTCAAAGGCAAAAGAGACAAGACTCAGAGCAAGAAGTCTTGGTCGAACCCTCAAAA GAAAGACAAGGGAGTGACAAAAGGCAAGGACGAAAGAGTGAACCTTGCACGTCAAGATTCTAATGATTATGATGATTTGGTGCTCATGGTTGCATCTGTAGATGAGCATGTTGAATCCAAAATCTTGTTCCTCGACTTAAGTTGGTCGAATCACATGACTGGTCGAAAAATATGGTTAGCAGATTTCGACGAGTTAAAGAAGAGCAAGGTCAAATTTACTAATAATAACTCATTGCAAGAAAAAGGTATTGGCAACATAGTTATTCAAACGAGTAATGGAGCGAAAGCTATGATCAAAGATGTACTATATGTACCTAAAATAAAGTATAATCTGTTCAGTGTTGCACATTTGGTCGAAAAAGGTTTCTCAATAGTTATGAAAGATGGAGCCTTGGAACTGTTCAACACTCAGAATAATTTGGTCTTGAAATCTCCTCTATCGAATAATAGGACATTTAAGACCattgttagttccatggttttgtgA
- the LOC131610801 gene encoding 3-deoxy-manno-octulosonate cytidylyltransferase, mitochondrial-like: protein MAICSSPSSSSSLASSNNSKSWIIPGIMVGVSIVAAAGAHAYLSRFYKFRSRVVGIIPARFASSRFSGKPLVQILGKPMIQRTWERAKLAASLDHVVVATDDDKIADCCRNFGADVIMTSESCRNGTERCSEALQKLGKKYDIVVNIQGDEPLIEPEIIDGVVKALQAAPDAVFSTAVTDLKTEDALDPNRVKCVVSHRGYAIYFSRGLIPFNKSGKVNHEFPYFLHLGIQSYDTKFLKIYSDLAPTPLQLEEDLEQLKVLENGYKMKVIRVDHEAHGVDTPEDVGKIEALMRERNLS from the exons ATGGCAATTTGTTcctcaccttcatcttcttcctcgcttGCGTCTTCCAATAACTCGAAGTCATGGATCATCCCTGGCATTATGGTTGGAGTTTCAATTGTAGCTGCTGCCGGTGCTCACGCTTACCTAAGTCGATTCTACAAATTCCGTAGCCGGGTCGTAGGTATCATACCCGCTCGATTTGCTTCCTCCCGGTTCTCTGGAAAGCCTCTCGTTCAAATTCTTGGCAAGCCTATGATCCAG AGAACATGGGAAAGGGCAAAGCTGGCAGCTTCGTTGGATCATGTTG TTGTGGCAACTGATGATGATAAGATTGCTGACTGCTGTCGGAATTTCGGTGCAGATGTCATAATGACATCAGAGTCTTGCCGAAATG GTACTGAACGCTGCAGTGAAGCCCTGCAGAAGCTTGGGAAAAAATATGATATTGTTGTAAATATTCAAGGTGATGAGCCACTTATTGAACCTGAAATAATAGACGGTGTTGTCAAAGCGTTGCAG GCAGCGCCGGATGCTGTGTTCAGCACTGCAGTTACCGATTTAAAGACTGAAGATGCACTTGATCCAAACAGAGTGAAATGTGTGGTTAGTCATCGTGGTTATGCCATCTATTTTTCTCGAGGGTTAATCCCATTCAATAA GTCAGGGAAAGTCAATCATGAGTTCCCTTATTTCCTTCATCTTGGGATTCAG AGTTATGATACAAAGTTTTTAAAGATATACTCAGATCTTGCACCTACTCCATTGCAACTTGAGGAGGACTTGGAGCAGCTTAAAGTTCTTGAGAATGGCTATAAGATGAAG GTAATAAGAGTTGACCATGAGGCCCATGGTGTTGACACTCCTGAAGATGTTGGAAAAATAGAAGCTCTTATGCGCGAGAGAAACTTGTCTTAA
- the LOC131610802 gene encoding uncharacterized protein LOC131610802: MAVTTHSLISTEKKHWWLTNRKIVEKYLKDARSLIATQEQSEIVSALNLLDAALAISPRLDQALELKARSLLYLRRFKDVADMLQEYIPSLRMANEDPSSGSSESSSREGVKLLSSDSPVRDQSFKCFSVSDLKKKVMAGLWKSCDKEGQWRYLVLGEACCHLGLMEDAMVLLQTGKRIASDAFRRESVCWSDDSFPLLTIPIAGDNANQPTNSPPRVPINVTERVTHLLSHIKFLLRRRAAALAALDAGLYSEAIRHFSKIVDGRRAAPQGFLAECYMHRASANRSAGRIAESIADCNRTLSLDPTCIQALETRASLFETIRCLPDSLHDLEHLKLLYNSILRDRKLPGPAWKRQNVRYREIPGKLCALATKIQELKQRLASGETTSVDYYALIGIRRGCSRSELERAHLLLCLRHKPDKATNFIERCEFADERDIDTVKEKAKMCSLLLYRLIQKGYTSVMSNVLDEEAAEKQRKKNAVAAAAQAQAQAQAQAQTHAQTQAQVAAIQVIKKTNESELKNNKPEVKVANVLHENDQSQSLISSCTVNPAVFQGVFCRDLAVVGSLLTQVGFNRPIPVKYEALSC; encoded by the exons ATGGCTGTCACTACTCACTCTCTTATCTCTACAGAAAAGAAACATTGGTGGCTCACAAACCGAAAG aTTGTTGAGAAATATTTGAAAGATGCTCGGAGCTTAATAGCGACGCAAGAACAGAGCGAGATTGTTTCGGCGTTGAATCTTTTAGATGCGGCTTTGGCTATATCTCCGCGGTTAGATCAGGCGCTTGAGTTGAAAGCGAGGTCGTTGCTTTATCTACGGAGGTTCAAGGATGTTGCTGATATGCTTCAAGAATATATTCCGAGTTTGAGAATGGCGAATGAAGATCCTTCTTCGGGTTCTTCTGAGTCTTCTTCTAGGGAAGGTGTGAAGCTTCTTTCGTCTGATTCTCCGGTGAGAGATCAGAGTTTTAAGTGTTTCTCTGTTTCTGATCTTAAGAAAAAGGTTATGGCGGGTTTATGGAAAAGCTGTGATAAAGAAGGGCAATGGAG ATACTTGGTTTTGGGTGAAGCGTGTTGCCATTTAGGATTAATGGAGGATGCAATGGTTCTTCTTCAAACTGGGAAGCGGATTGCCAGTGATGCATTCCGGCGAGAGAGTGTTTGCTGGTCCGACGATAGTTTTCCTTTGTTAACCATCCCGATTGCCGGAGACAATGCGAACCAACCAACCAATTCACCGCCACGGGTTCCTATAAATGTGACAGAAAGAGTAACACACCTACTCAGCCACATTAAGTTCCTCCTTCGCCGTCGTGCTGCAGCACTTGCTGCACTTGACGCTGGTCTTTACTCAGAAGCCATACGTCATTTCTCAAAAATTGTAGACGGGCGGCGTGCTGCGCCACAAGGCTTCCTTGCGGAATGCTACATGCACAGAGCTTCCGCAAACCGCTCTGCCGGTCGAATTGCTGAGTCTATAGCTGATTGTAACCGTACACTTTCTCTAGACCCAACTTGCATTCAGGCCCTTGAAACCAGAGCTTCACTTTTCGAAACAATTCGTTGCCTACCTGATTCTCTACACGATTTAGAACATTTGAAACTTCTCTACAACTCCATCTTACGTGACCGGAAACTTCCCGGTCCAGCATGGAAGCGTCAAAACGTGAGATACAGAGAGATTCCAGGGAAACTATGTGCTTTAGCCACCAAGATTCAAGAACTGAAACAAAGGTTAGCTTCTGGGGAAACCACTAGTGTTGATTACTATGCATTGATTGGGATTCGTCGAGGCTGTTCACGTTCTGAACTAGAAAGAGCTCATTTATTGCTCTGTCTTCGCCATAAGCCGGATAAAGCTACAAATTTCATCGAAAGATGCGAGTTTGCGGATGAACGCGATATTGATACAGTTAAGGAGAAAGCAAAGATGTGTTCATTATTATTGTACAGATTGATTCAAAAGGGTTACACGAGCGTGATGAGTAATGTATTAGACGAAGAAGCCGctgaaaaacaaagaaagaaaaatgcTGTTGCTGCTGCTGCACAGGCACAAGCACAGGCACAAGCACAGGCTCAAACACATGCACAAACACAAGCACAGGTAGCAGCCATTCAAGTAATCAAGAAAACAAATGAATCTGAGTTGAAAAACAACAAGCCAGAAGTTAAGGTTGCTAATGTTTTACATGAAAATGATCAGTCTCAGTCTCTGATATCTTCCTGTACCGTAAACCCGGCGGTGTTTCAAGGCGTGTTTTGCCGCGATCTTGCTGTAGTCGGAAGCTTGTTGACGCAGGTTGGATTTAATCGACCGATTCCGGTGAAGTACGAAGCATTGAGCTGCTAA
- the LOC131612969 gene encoding phospholipase A1 PLIP2, chloroplastic-like, whose amino-acid sequence MDTFLQTGFLRIVPFITAFTANNHASQSHVLSRFSFGFRKSPNSRVIGDAVMAKNMVVAETEGEGKNANWIFKVFDLNSVWRGGRESGDDDDDDDDEECDVCSVGEDEDEEEVWFDRESFSRMLRRVTLVEARMYAHLCHLGNFAYSIPNIKSGNLLKRCGLRFVTSSIEKREMAATAEKNLAFAAIQKQTSEKDAGEKNEENNDESMINASTACEISAVEGSLEASSGSVDTVDVLNTDAGLMATTDSMTAVVVADEDVKQAFADDVNSTSSTPCEWYICDDDQSSTRYFVIQGSESFESWQANLLFEPVQFEGFDVLVHRGIYEAAKVTYQQMLPEVHAHLNSKGSRATFRFTGHSLGGSLALLVNLMLLIRKEVPISSLLPVVTFGSPFIMCGGDHLLEKLGFPRSHVQAIAMHRDIVPRAFSCKYPNHVTELLKAVNASFRCHPCLNNQKLLYAPIGELVILQPDDNVSPSHDLLPSGSGLYLLSGPLSESSDTENQIRAAQLFFLNSPHPLEILSDRSAYGSGGTIQRDHDMSSYLKSIRTVIRQELSQIRTATRRELSRKVRWPLVARRVSDADIVGGRSIARVRIIQDQPPFSGIIQKRRESLKRFSRLVASQHMQIFVMFLFPARLLLLETCNLTNLS is encoded by the exons ATGGATACGTTTTTACAAACTGGATTTCTTCGGATAGTTCCTTTTATCACTGCATTTACTGCCAACAATCACGCGTCTCAATCTCACGTGCTTTCCAGATTCTCCTTTGGATTTCGAAAATCTCCGAACTCTCGAGTCATCGGTGATGCGGTTATGGCGAAGAATATGGTTGTTGCAGAGACGGAAGGTGAGGGGAAGAATGCGAACTGGATTTTCAAGGTTTTTGATCTCAATTCTGTTTGGAGAGGAGGACGAGAGAGTGgcgatgacgatgatgatgatgatgatgaagagtgTGATGTTTGTAGCgttggtgaagatgaagatgaagaagaggttTGGTTTGATAGAGAGTCGTTTTCGAGAATGCTTCGTAGGGTAACCCTAGTTGAAGCAAGAATGTATGCGCACTTGTGTCACTTGGGGAATTTCGCATACTCTATTCCCAATATCAAG TCAGGGAACCTCTTGAAAAGATGTGGTCTGCGTTTTGTAACTTCATCAATAGAGAAAAGGGAAATGGCTGCAACAGCTGAAAAAAATCTGGCATTTGCTGCAATTCAGAAACAGACTAGTGAAAAAGATGCCGGAGAAAAAAATGAGGAAAATAATGATGAGTCGATGATAAATGCATCTACTGCTTGTGAGATATCAGCGGTTGAAGGTTCACTTGAAGCAAGCAGCGGGAGCGTTGATACTGTGGATGTGTTAAACACAGATGCTGGTTTGATGGCAACCACTGATTCAATGACAGCAGTTGTTGTTGCAGATGAGGATGTAAAACAAGCTTTTGCCGATGATGTGAATTCAACAAGTTCTACACCATGTGAATGGTACATATGTGACGATGACCAGAGTTCTACAAGATATTTTGTCATTCAG GGTTCAGAATCATTTGAGTCCTGGCAGGCAAACCTACTTTTTGAGCCAGTTCAATTTGAG GGGTTTGATGTCCTTGTCCATAGAGGTATATATGAGGCTGCAAAAGTGACATATCAGCAGATGTTACCAGAGGTTCATGCTCACCTAAACTCTAAAGGCTCTCGCGCAACTTTCCGTTTCACTGGCCATTCTCTTGGGGGAAGCTTGGCATTACTTGTAAATCTTATGCTGTTGATAAGGAAGGAAGTTCCGATTTCTTCTTTGCTCCCCGTGGTAACGTTTGGTTCCCCATTTATCATGTGTGGAGGTGATCATCTGCTCGAAAAGCTAGGATTTCCGCGGAGTCATGTTCAAGCAATTGCAATGCACAGAGACATTGTACCGCGAGCATTTTCTTGCAAGTACCCTAACCATGTCACAGAGCTACTAAAGGCCGTTAATGCGAGCTTCCGTTGTCATCCTTGTCTTAATAATCAA AAGCTACTATATGCACCAATTGGTGAACTAGTGATTCTACAGCCAGACGATAATGTTTCACCGAGCCATGATCTCCTGCCGTCAGGTAGTGGTCTATATCTTTTGAGTGGCCCTCTTTCAGAATCCAGTGACACGGAAAACCAGATCAGAGCAGCTCAATTATTCTTCTTGAACTCCCCGCATCCACTCGAGATATTAAGTGACCGATCCGCCTATGGTTCTGGAGGAACCATACAAAGGGATCATGACATGAGTTCATACTTAAAATCAATTAGAACTGTGATTCGTCAAGAACTTAGCCAAATCCGCACGGCAACAAGGAGAGAACTAAGTCGAAAAGTGCGCTGGCCTCTTGTGGCACGACGTGTAAGCGATGCAGACATTGTTGGTGGGAGGTCTATCGCAAGGGTCCGTATAATTCAAGACCAGCCTCCCTTTTCAGGTATTATACAGAAACGTAGAGAGTCCTTGAAAAGGTTTAGTAGGCTTGTTGCATCTCAACATATGCAAATATTTGTAATGTTCTTGTTTCCGGCACGGTTGTTACTCTTGGAAACATGTAACTTGACTAACTTAAGTTAA